A DNA window from Brassica napus cultivar Da-Ae chromosome A4, Da-Ae, whole genome shotgun sequence contains the following coding sequences:
- the LOC106449812 gene encoding probable N-acetyltransferase HLS1-like, with translation MSSENLLTFLKLQQSPLPLYKTLATSHLFSVLSIYLFPLCLEFVIKKNMTTVVEVREYDPSKDLATVEDVERRCEVGPTGKLSLFTDLLGDPICRVRHSPSYLMLVAEIATEDKKELVGMIRGCIKTVTCGSKTLDVTTKPLYTKLAYVLGLRVSPTHRRLGIGFQLVKEIEKWFNQNGAEYSYIATENDNHASVNLFTGKCGYTKFRTPSILVNPVYAHRVNVSNQVTVFRLEPSDAESLYRLNFSTTEFFPQDIDSVLNNKLSLGTFIAVPRGSCYGSGFGSWPGSAKFLEYPPDSWAVLSVWNCKDSFKLEVRGASRLRRVLAKTTRLVDKTLPFLKIPSIPAIFQPFGLHFMYGIGGEGPCVEKMVKALCGHAHNLAKEGGCGVIAAEVAVGEPVRRGIPHWKVLSCDEDLWCIKRLGEDYSDGSVGDWTKSPPGNSIFVDPREF, from the exons atgtcctcggaaaatctgcTGACTTTTTTAAAATTGCAACAGTCACCCCTTCCTCTATATAAAACCCTAGCTACTTCACACTTGTTTTCAGTTCTCTCTATCTATCTCTTTCCTCTGTGTTTAGAGTTTGtgataaagaaaaatatgacaACGGTTGTGGAGGTTAGAGAATACGACCCGAGTAAGGACTTAGCCACCGTGGAAGACGTTGAAAGGCGGTGCGAAGTTGGTCCGACCggaaaactctctctcttcacCGATCTCTTAGGTGACCCCATTTGCCGTGTCCGACATTCACCTTCTTACCTCATGCTG GTGGCTGAGATTGCTACAGAGGATAAGAAAGAGTTAGTTGGAATGATTCGAGGATGTATCAAAACCGTTACATGTGGTAGCAAAACACTCGATGTTACTACCAAACCACTTTACACTAAACTCGCATACGTTTTGGGCCTCCGCGTTTCTCCTACTCACAG GAGGCTAGGAATAGGGTTTCAGCTCGTGAAGGAGATAGAGAAATGGTTTAATCAAAACGGTGCAGAATATTCCTACATTGCTACTGAAAACGACAATCACGCTTCCGTTAATCTTTTCACCGGAAAATGTGGTTACACTAAGTTTCGTACACCGTCCATTTTGGTTAACCCGGTTTACGCACACCGGGTCAACGTTTCTAATCAGGTTACGGTTTTCAGGCTTGAGCCGTCGGATGCTGAGTCACTATACCGGCTAAATTTTAGCACAACCGAGTTTTTTCCACAAGACATCGACTCAGTTCTTAACAACAAACTCTCGCTTGGAACATTCATTGCTGTTCCACGTGGCAGCTGCTACGGGTCCGGGTTCGGGTCATGGCCCGGTTCAGCTAAGTTTCTCGAGTATCCACCTGATTCTTGGGCGGTTTTAAGTGTGTGGAACTGTAAAGACTCGTTTAAGTTAGAAGTTCGTGGTGCATCGAGACTACGGCGCGTGTTGGCCAAAACAACGCGTTTGGTTGATAAAACGctaccgtttttgaaaattccaTCTATTCCAGCGATTTTTCAGCCATTTGGACTTCATTTTATGTATGGCATTGGTGGTGAAGGACCATGCGTGGAGAAAATGGTGAAAGCGTTGTGCGGCCACGCGCATAACCTGGCTAAAGAAGGAGGATGTGGTGTCATAGCGGCGGAAGTGGCCGTAGGAGAGCCAGTCCGGAGAGGGATACCACATTGGAAGGTGCTATCGTGTGATGAAGACTTGTGGTGTATTAAACGGCTTGGTGAAGATTACAGTGACGGCTCTGTTGGTGACTGGACTAAATCGCCACCTGGCAATTCCATTTTTGTTGACCCTAGAGAATTCTGA